In Ochotona princeps isolate mOchPri1 chromosome 22, mOchPri1.hap1, whole genome shotgun sequence, the following are encoded in one genomic region:
- the LOC131483054 gene encoding tripartite motif-containing protein 64-like: MECGHSFCRPCIYLCWEEGSAPLCCPECRHKSEKTNFKTNIRLQKLATAVRLDRMRQHPSSHGQVCGIHNNDTGLLGELDKNVCCDSVSESSGANGHGHSQMQFAAEESRGTVLKEMNALWEFMQELKIHVPEEIRRKQSFMEYVSLREEMIKAQYQKMHMLLHEEEELHLQRLHSEARELLQQLQDHESRMTQHIECVKEKYKELVEMCHKPDMEFLQNVKTELERAELMRRYRPQPVDPVLTSWSISGLRQMLNNFRGPNGLKKKVASRYLLLSEELRYQIFGEHHNAASQVPRAQSFVAWGAPTFRSGKHYFEVDVSHSSTWILGLCSDSSLEDPDTIINTEGAFFLYSMNCQSV, encoded by the exons ATGGAGTGTGGCCACAGCTTTTGCCGACCCTGCATCTACCTGTGCTGGGAAGAAGGCTCAGCGCCACTCTGCTGCCCAGAGTGTAGGCACAAGTCAGAGAAGACAAACTTTAAAACCAACATAAGACTTCAGAAACTGGCCACAGCTGTCAGGCTGGACAGAATGAGGCAGCACCCGAGCTCACATGGGCAGGTCTGTGGTATACACAACAATGACACAGGACTCCTGGGTGAGTTGGACAAGAACGTGTGCTGTGATTCTGTCTCTGAATCTTCAGGAGCCAACGGACATGGCCACAGCCAGATGCAGTTTGCTGCTGAGGAATCCAGG GGAACTgttctaaaggaaatgaatgctCTATGGGAATTTATGCAGGAACTGAAAATCCATGTTCCTGAGGAAATAAGGAGGAAGCAGTCCTTTATG GAGTATGTGTCCCTAAGGGAGGAGATGATCAAGGCACAGTATCAGAAGATGCATATGCTTCTTCATGAGGAAGAAGAGCTGCATCTGCAGAGACTGCACAGCGAAGCACGGGAGCTTTTGCAGCAGCTCCAGGACCATGAATCGAGAATGACCCAACACATAGAATGcgtgaaagaaaaatacaaagagcTGGTTGAGATGTGCCACAAGCCTGACAtggagttcctgcag aatGTGAAGACGGAATTGGAAAG AGCAGAGCTCATGCGGAGATACAGGCCCCAGCCGGTGGACCCTGTGCTGACTTCTTGGAGCATCAGTGGACTTCGACAGATGCTGAATAATTTCAGAG gGCCTAATGGTTTGAAAAAGAAAGTGGCGAGTCGCTACCTACTCCTTTCTGAGGAGCTCAGATATCAAATATTTGGAGAACACCACAATGCTGCCAGTCAAGTCCCGAGAGCACAGAGTTTTGTTGCGTGGGGTGCACCGACCTTCCGCTCTGGCAAGCATTACTTCGAGGTGGATGTATCGCACTCCTCCACCTGGATTCTAGGACTCTGTAGTGATTCCAGCTTGGAAGACCCCGATACCATTATTAACACAGAGGgtgcatttttcctttattccATGAA ttgccagtCTGTTtga